Below is a window of Jonesiaceae bacterium BS-20 DNA.
TTTCTCAAGAATGGTGGTTAGCCCACCGGCCTTGTTACCCGGGGACGGATTATTGTCGAGCGAACCACCGCCGGCCGTGGCATAGTGCTGCCACCAGTCAATACGCTCAAGAAGCTTCTCACCCACCTCGCGGCTTACCGCGCGGCGGGTGAGCAGGTGCTCAGCACCAAAGACCTCGGGGGTCTCGGCCAACACCGAGGTGGCCCCATAGGAAACAAGGCGATCAGAGGCCCAACCGAGCGCCGGATTCGCGGTAATCCCGCTGTACCCATCCGAGCCTCCGCAGTTCAGGCCCAAGATGATCTCGCTGACATCGCAATCCTCGCGCTGCCACTCGTTGACCTGCTCTAACATTTCATTGATCTTGGCCACTCCGGCTCGCACCGAGGCCCGGATGCCGCCCTGTTCCTGAATGGTCAGGTGCTCCAAGAGCGTGTCACTTGAGAGGTTAAGCCCGGAGATAATGTTGTCCACGGCAAGCATTTCACAGCCCAGCCCAAGGACTAGGATGCCGGCAAAGTTAGGGTGCTCGGCGTATCCCTTGAGCGTGCGCTCAAGCATCTTGGCGCCTTCACTCTCAAGGACCAGACCACAGCCGGATGAGTGTGTCAGCGGCATGACGCCATCAATGTTTTCAAAGTCCGCGAGGACCTGTGCCGGAAACTGATTAGCAATCATCTTTGCGGTGCTGGCCGAGCAGTTAACCGAGGTCAAGATGCCAATAAAGTTGCGGGTGCCCACCTTCCCATTTGCCCGGCGGTACCCCCTGAATGTGGGGCGCGGACCGCCCGGTGCGGCCTGCTCATGGTGGACGGTGGCAAACTCATGCTCGCGGGCGGCCAAGTCCATCTCAAGGTTGTGCACATGGACGTGCTCACCTACCTTGATGTCAAAGGTTGCCACTCCAATTGATTGCCCATACTTGTGCACCTGCGCACCCTTGGCAATGTCTTTCAGGGCGACCTTGTGGCCGCGCGGGATCCCGGGGCGATCCGCGGTGGTCACGCCCACCTCGTCCCCATCACGCAGTATCAAAACATTTTCCATTACGGAATTAGCAACAGCAGTCATCATTAACCAACTTGTTCATGCAATTCATGCGGGAGGAATCCAAACATGGGTCTGCTTACAGCAAGAACCAGTGGATTTCCCACCATTCTATTAGGTTTCTTACCGGTTCGGGGCGTTTTCCCTGATGAAACAAGTTTCACCAACAGGCTTGCGGTCGGCCCGGCCCACCCAGCCCACCCAGTCCACCCAGCCCACCCAGCCCACCCAGCCCACCCAGCACTGATTTTGGCGGATCACCCCCGACTTTGATGGAATGAACCGCTAATCTCGGGGACGATCCGCCAATCTCGGGAGAGACAAAAAGTGGGAATACCAAAAACGCTGGGCCCTATCTCGGTCAAGAGATGGGGCCCAGCGTCAAATGATTGTTATGCGTTGAGAGCCTTAGATCTCGGTGCTCTCGGTAATCTCTGGGAGGTCCGCAATGTCCACGCCGCCGCCAGCAGTGAGTGCTGGCAGGCTTGCAATGTCATCCGGTGCCTTCTCCGCGGAGAACGTGAATTCACCAAGTGGTGCTTCACCTTCGGCATCGATGACGATGACATCGCCTGAGTGGAATTCACCAAACAGGAGCTTCTCCGACAGGACGTCCTCAATCTCGCGCTGAATCGCACGGCGCAGTGGACGGGCACCCAAGACAGGGTCGTAACCCTTATCTGCCAGAAGCACCTTGGCCTTGTCCGTGAGCTTAACGGACATTGCGCGGTCCTTGAGGCGCTCATCCAGCTTGGCGATCATGAGATCAACGATCTGCAGGATCTCCTTGCGGGACAGCTGCGGGAAGACCACAACGTCGTCAACACGGTTCAAGAACTCTGGGCGGAAGTGCTGCTTGAGTTCCTCGTTCACGGTGGACTTCATGCGCTCATATGTGGTGACCTCGTCGCCAGCGGCGTTGAATCCAACCGAAACACCACGAGCAATGTTCTTGGCCCCAAGGTTCGTGGTCATGATGATCACGGTGTTCTTGAAGTCAACAACGCGGCCCTGGGAGTCGGTCAAACGGCCTTCTTCAAGAATCTGCAACAGCGAGTTGAAGATATCCGAGTGGGCCTTTTCAACCTCATCGAAGAGAACCACGGAGAATGGCTTGCGGCGGACCTTCTCGGTCAGCTGGCCACCCTCGTCGTAGCCCACGTATCCGGGAGGGGATCCAAACAGACGCGAAGCGGTGTGCTTCTCGCCGTACTCGGACATGTCCAACTGGATCAGAGCGTCTTCGTCATCAAACAGGTACTCGGCGAGGGCCTTAGCCAACTCCGTCTTACCAACACCGGTTGGACCAGCGAAGATGAACGAGCCGCCGGGACGCTTAGGGTCCTTCAGACCCGCACGGGTACGGCGGATAGCCTGTGAAAGCGCCTTAATGGCACGTTCCTGACCAACCACGCGAAGGTGCAGTTCGTCTTCCATCTTCAGTAGACGGGCAGACTCTTCAGCGTTCAGGCGAGTAACCGGAATACCGGTGGACATTGCCAGAACTTCAGCAATCAGGTCCTCATCAACCTCGGACACGGTGTCGAGGTCTCCGGCCTTCCAAGCCTTTTCCTTCTCCGCACGCTCGGCAATAAGGTTCTTCTCCTTATCACGCAGACCGGCTGCCTTTTCAAAGTCTTGCTCATCAATGGCAGACTCTTTTTCGCGGCGAGCCTCGGTGATCTGCTCATCGAGTTCACGCAGCTCTGGTGGCGCGGTCATGCGGCGAATACGCAGACGCGCTCCGGCCTCATCAACAAGGTCAATGGCCTTGTCCGGTAGGTACCGGTCGTTGATGTAACGGTCAGCCAAAGTGGCTGCCGCGGTTAGGGCATCGTCTGTAATTGAAACTCGGTGGTGTGCCTCGTAACGGTCACGCAGGCCCTTGAGGATCTCAATGGCGTGCGGAAGCGTTGGCTCAGCAACCTGAATTGGTTGGAACCGGCGCTCAAGCGCTGGGTCCTTCTCAATGTGCTTGCGGTACTCATCAAGCGTGGTCGCACCAACGGTCTGCAGTTCACCACGCGCAAGCATTGGCTTCAAGATTGAGGCCGCGTCAATAGCTCCCTCGGCGGCACCTGCACCAACAAGGGTGTGGATCTCGTCGATGAAGAGAATGATGTCACCGCGCGTGCGGATTTCCTTGAGGACCTTCTTCAGGCGTTCCTCAAAGTCACCGCGGTAACGGGAGCCCGCAACGAGCGCACCCAGGTCAAGCGTGTACAGCTGCTTGTCCTTAAGCGTCTCAGGGACGTCGCCCAGAACAATGTCCTGTGCCAGTCCCTCAACCACGGCGGTCTTACCAACGCCGGGCTCACCAATAAGAATGGGGTTGTTCTTGGTGCGGCGGGAAAGAACCTGCATGACGCGTTCAATTTCCTTGCCACGGCCAATTACCGGGTCAAGCTTGCCTTCGCGGGCGGCTTGGGTCAGGTTGCGACCAAACTGGTCCAGCACGGCTGAGCCGGCGGGGGTTCCCTCATTTGGTGCGCCGGTAGCAACCGGCTCCTTGCCCTGGTAACCGGACAGCAGCTGGATAACCTGCTGGCGTACGCGGTTCAGGTCCGCACCCAACTTGGTCAGCACCTGTGCGGCAACGCCTTCACCCTCGCGGATGAGGCCAAGCAAAATGTGCTCGGTGCCAATGTAGTTGTGGCCCAGCTGAAGTGCCTCGCGCAGTGAAAGTTCCAGGACCTTCTTGGCGCGCGGGGTAAACGGGATGTGTCCGCTTGGTGCCTGCTGGCCTTCACCAATAATTTCGGTGACCTGCGAGCGCACAGCATCAAGGGAGATCCCTAGGGACTCAAGGGCCTTGGCTGCTACGCCTTCTCCCTCATGGATCAGCCCAAGCAGAATGTGCTCGGTGCCAATGTAGTTGTGGTTGAGCATCCGTGCCTCTTCTTGGGCAAGGACAACCACCCGACGGGCTCGGTCTGTAAATCTCTCAAACATGTGCGCTCCTCATGAGTGCGGCCACAGGGCAATAGCACCCAAGGCGAACTTAACTATGACTCTAGTAGGTACAAACTCGCCGCGTCCTACGTATATGCCCATGTTCGCCAGCGGCGTGACGGTTCTAAGCCGAGGGCGAGATTTCGAGCTTTGCGGAGCCGCGCACCACTAATTCCGTCCTCCCACGCCATAATTCTTGACGTTTATGGGCCCCGCCAGGACCGGCAATCAGATCCAACAAAACGGTGACCGCTTGCTCGCCCAATTCACGCAGTGGTAGCCGGATCGTGGTCAGCTGCGGAGTGGTGAGTTCGGTTCCAAAAATGTCATCAAAACCGATCACGCTGAGCTGGGCGGGCACGTTGATTCCGGACTCGATTGCAGCCTGCATGAGCCCAATGGCCATGAGGTCGTTGAAAGCAATCACCGCTTG
It encodes the following:
- a CDS encoding altronate dehydratase family protein, with product MENVLILRDGDEVGVTTADRPGIPRGHKVALKDIAKGAQVHKYGQSIGVATFDIKVGEHVHVHNLEMDLAAREHEFATVHHEQAAPGGPRPTFRGYRRANGKVGTRNFIGILTSVNCSASTAKMIANQFPAQVLADFENIDGVMPLTHSSGCGLVLESEGAKMLERTLKGYAEHPNFAGILVLGLGCEMLAVDNIISGLNLSSDTLLEHLTIQEQGGIRASVRAGVAKINEMLEQVNEWQREDCDVSEIILGLNCGGSDGYSGITANPALGWASDRLVSYGATSVLAETPEVFGAEHLLTRRAVSREVGEKLLERIDWWQHYATAGGGSLDNNPSPGNKAGGLTTILEKSLGAVAKGGQSNLVAVYKYAEPITAKGFCFMDTPGYDPVSVTGLTAGGSNVIVFTTGRGSVLGAKPAPSIKLATNTELYERQAEDIDLNAGRIVDGTATLEEVGMEIFNLILEVASGKQSVSEELDLGQDEFVPWQLGTVT
- a CDS encoding ATP-dependent Clp protease ATP-binding subunit, encoding MFERFTDRARRVVVLAQEEARMLNHNYIGTEHILLGLIHEGEGVAAKALESLGISLDAVRSQVTEIIGEGQQAPSGHIPFTPRAKKVLELSLREALQLGHNYIGTEHILLGLIREGEGVAAQVLTKLGADLNRVRQQVIQLLSGYQGKEPVATGAPNEGTPAGSAVLDQFGRNLTQAAREGKLDPVIGRGKEIERVMQVLSRRTKNNPILIGEPGVGKTAVVEGLAQDIVLGDVPETLKDKQLYTLDLGALVAGSRYRGDFEERLKKVLKEIRTRGDIILFIDEIHTLVGAGAAEGAIDAASILKPMLARGELQTVGATTLDEYRKHIEKDPALERRFQPIQVAEPTLPHAIEILKGLRDRYEAHHRVSITDDALTAAATLADRYINDRYLPDKAIDLVDEAGARLRIRRMTAPPELRELDEQITEARREKESAIDEQDFEKAAGLRDKEKNLIAERAEKEKAWKAGDLDTVSEVDEDLIAEVLAMSTGIPVTRLNAEESARLLKMEDELHLRVVGQERAIKALSQAIRRTRAGLKDPKRPGGSFIFAGPTGVGKTELAKALAEYLFDDEDALIQLDMSEYGEKHTASRLFGSPPGYVGYDEGGQLTEKVRRKPFSVVLFDEVEKAHSDIFNSLLQILEEGRLTDSQGRVVDFKNTVIIMTTNLGAKNIARGVSVGFNAAGDEVTTYERMKSTVNEELKQHFRPEFLNRVDDVVVFPQLSRKEILQIVDLMIAKLDERLKDRAMSVKLTDKAKVLLADKGYDPVLGARPLRRAIQREIEDVLSEKLLFGEFHSGDVIVIDAEGEAPLGEFTFSAEKAPDDIASLPALTAGGGVDIADLPEITESTEI